Below is a window of Accipiter gentilis chromosome 20, bAccGen1.1, whole genome shotgun sequence DNA.
TTATTGGATGATGCGGGAAtcctatagaaagaaaaatagtgtGTGATCCTGTAATTTAAATAGTGCACTACAAATGGTACGTGCACTGAATTAAAAGGGACTAAAATAATGGTGTATGAGCACAATGGTCCCAGTTCTTGAATGATTAGCTTTAAGATGTTTTATTGTAGGGTTTTTTAATGTAACAATCATATATAGGAAACTAAAATAGTTACCAATTGCTGATACCACACTGTGacctgaaaataaaaaggtttatATGGTACCTCAGAGTAAGAGAGTAAATGGCAACTTCTGTTAATTAGCACAAGCTCTAGAACACTTTATCCCATGCTCTTCACTGTTACACCAACTTAATTGTCCAACCAACAAGCTTTTGGCACCATTCCAGTGTTCACAAACCTGCCTGTGAACTGACTGATTTCTAGCTGCTTTCCAGTTTGAGGAGTCATCTCCACCCTGTAGAAAAACCCAGCATAATTCCCCAGCATTTAAATCAAACAATGACAATGTATGCCTTTCACTTCTTTTCAAGCTAGTCACGGGATCTTTTGGTCTTGAGATTTCAGCTGTACAAAGAACAAAAAGGTGTCTAACATCAATTTTACTGATGGAAACATTAAAGGTAATTTGGGTAGCCTTATAATCTTTCCTCTGGTTGTTTGTGCTAGAGAAGAAGAAATGATAATAAGATGATAGCATGTGCTGAGCTTGTCGAATCAACTGGTGAGATTTGAACGTGTCATCTGAGATGACAAACAATAATGTGCAGAGGAAATTCTCTGTTGCAGCCACTGGGAACGGTATGGGGTGGGGGGAACTTATTTCTGGCACATGGTAAAATGAATTTCCTTTATATGGAGTAAAGAAAGGGAGAGCACTGTATAGCCCCCGGGGAACAGAAAAGTTCAAACCTGAACACTCCTGGGGAGCTCTGATAAGTGTTGTGTTTTGCCAGCTGTGAAGACCCAGGGATTGCCCACACTTCCTTGGGAACTGGCACTAACAGTGGTatatctttattttgctttggccAAGGTCTCAGCACCGACTCTGCTACAGGATGGGTGCGTTGAGCTGAGTTAGGGGCTCTGACcagaaaaaatgcagtttatatGCTTTATCTTCCCAATTCAGGGTCTGGAAGGAGAGGTGCTGTCTGCAAGAGACCTGGGGCAAAGTCTTCTTAGCAAAGGATGCTAAGGCATCAGAAGAATCTATGGCAAGTCCTGTCTTTGTGCTCAATGTTTTGTAGACTCGACTCAAGGGAGAAATTGCTTCTGCTTACTCAAGGATAGCCTTGGATAAGGGCAAGTAAGATAAGGAAGCAGAGGGAGGTGAAAGGGGTAGGTTGTTTCTCTGCTTGAACTAGACTTTGTTGATTCTCTGCTTGAACTAGACTTTGTTGAAATGTTACactgaagggggtttttttggtggttattGCTGAGGAGGTTGAGTAACTGCAGTCTGTGTACTCTGGTGTCATGCATTAGGCTGCCTGCTTGCAAGATAACTTCTTTGTCCTTCTTTAACCTGCTTCTTCTGGAGCTGGGGGGCGTGGGAAGAACCTGACATGACTCCAGGTATTGTGACACAGAAAGGTATGCCTTTGCCATTTCTTCTGATTAGTCaggaagagatgctccagagaAGTTCAGAGAAAACCAGAAATGACTAGGGGGCTTCCTGGACCGACTTATGAGGAAAAAGTGAGAAAGTTGCTGCTGTACATCTGTACAGTTCTGCTAAGTGATTAATGGGGAATGTGATGATAACATACAACTAATTGAGGCTTGTATACGCCAGAGAGAGGGGAATTACTTTGGTGTTGTATGAGGAGCGTGAGTAATGAGCGCATACCACTGTATTGAAGATGGCTGTGTGAAGTACCCAGAGCAACAGCAGTTGCTTGATGGTGAAAGAGAATTCCATTAGACGCTTGTTTTAGGAATATCAAATACTAAAGATCTGTTACTACCTGGGGATGCAACTTAACTTTTCTCACAAAGAAACCCAtatttttgtggggtttcttCTTCATAGCTTAGGATGTTTTAAACAAGGCTACCAGATACTGCCTTGCTTcataagttatttaaaataaattggaagAAACTGCACTGGAAGGAAAGTCAACTGGGCAATTCTAGAAGCCTCTCatgtctgcattttaatggatCTTTATTAGAAATCTAGGGAAAACTATTTCTGTAGTGAGCTGTCACAATCTTCAACAGTAAATGCTGTGGAAGGAATTGAAATAAACAGTTTTGTGTCATGTATCTGTTTTGAAAAGCCATAAGTAACCTTTGAGGTCTTACAGAAAATTGTCTTTTCAAAACCTTGAAGTAAGATTGACAACTTCTACTTGGAACATTGAAGTTTATCTGGCCATTCGCAACAGCTACTGATAAAAATACAAGGTTAGGAAATCGGACTCTCAGGTTTCTGCTGAAACTTTAAGATCTCGAAGTCAGGTAACTGAAAGTTCTACCAAAGTAAAATGAATTTCACAGAAGTAGTCTTGCTTAAGACCCTTCTGTCCAGTGAGACagtctgggatgcctcatggaGCCACAGAATACCAGTAGTTAAGCACAGTTATGAAATACGCTAATTGTGTGAAGGGTTACTAGTTGGCTGTCAGGTGTTACTAGAGTATTACTCTAGCACCAAATTATTActtaaaataacaacagcagTTCAAACACAGCTAAAATAAACCTATTGGACCCTAAACTGTCTAAATTATACTTATTAAAACATTTACGAACCCTTACGTACGGCTTATAAACAGGTACTTGATGAATAGCTATGATCAGGAAGCAACTACAGCAGAATTTGGAAAATTAGGTGTcaatctatttttcctttttttttttttctcctcttgcatgTTTTTCTGCCTGATGGTCCTAGGTCCACATACTCTTTTCAAGACATTGTACTGAAGACTAGAGTTGTATTGCTCCATCTTGAATATTCTCTGCTCTGCCATTAAGGAGAGGAAAGAACCCACAGAAGGATTGCTTTTCCCCATAGCAAAGGAGGCTATTAGTATGCCGTTCTCCTTGAAAGAGCTCTGAAATTTTGAAACGTgtcataacaaagaaaaaaataccatggtGCAAGAGCACAAATATTATGACCGTGTGTTCTCTCAATCCTTCCTCATACATATTCCCCCTGGCTCTGGAAAAGAGGACAAAGGCCTAGTCCAGCCAGTTGTATGGAGGTAAAACTTCCTGAAGGCAATAGCAATGTTTAGCTTCTATTCAGGGCTGGAGACTATGTAAATTACTAGCTTTCTGAAGCTGGCAATCTATGTAACCTAAATAATGATGCATTAATATAGGTTTGAATGCTTAGCAAGGACTAGGCTCTCTTGAGCTGTCTGATTTTATGATGGGGTACTTGGACTTTGTAGATATTTTTTCTGAAGCTGGTTCTGAGACTCCTGAGAGCGTCAATGAAGACAGGAGAGTTTATTCaagaggaaaaatgtttcctCTCCAGGATGTAAATGAAAGATGGAACCATATTCACCCCATCATTAAATAGCTACTGCAGCACTCGGCAAAGTTGCAACAGGATACAAGCACCCTTGCCAAAATCACAGCTTAGTGCCTTGAATTTGGCTGGAGGTGGATTTCAACTTTGTTTTTATGTTTACTTCAGACTTAAAAGGCAAAAAGCCTGGCACAATAAAGGGACTCTCTTGTCTGTTATTAAATGAAACACCTCTCCCAGCTCAGTGAAGAATTGTGCAAAATCTGGACTTCGGTTCATCTTCCATGTGGGGCTGTGGTTGTTCTCCTTGCTTTTGTGTAGGAAGTTTCACCTTGAGCTGCTTAAGGCATGGTGTGAGAGATGAAGGGCCTATGACTCCGAGTCCTTTGCATATGCCTGTTCCTGGGgtgaaatttctttttgttaaggGTCTTCTGTGCCTGATACATCCTGGCCCTACGCATCCCCCTTCTGAAGAAGGGTTTGGGGCAGGAAAAACAGACAAGGTCTGGAGACAAAATGACATCCATCCTCTTTCAGCCCTCTCAGCATCTAGTGTGAAATTAAGCTGATACCAAGTGCTGGACTTTTGCTTAGGAGCTTTCAGTAGAGATCTGTGTTGAACCGAGTCTTGTAGCTAGCGCTGCTGTGCTGAGGTGGCTCTTGAATAAAATGACAGATTTCAGTGGCCTTCTTCCTGAGTAAGGGTTAGGAATACTGAAGGGCTATTTATCCCATCTTATGGGTCACTGGGTGTGTAGGAGCTGAACGCAAGTTTCGGGCTTCATCAGATCTGGCTGGTGAAAAATGGGGTTAATTAATCTGATAGGAAAATAACACAATCAAAATCCTGCCCTACTGGCATGTCTCCACTAAGGTAATAGAATAAAACTCTTGGCCTCCCTTATAAAGGAGAATAAGCACAGTATTACTGTACTATCCTGCTGCGTGGAATCTATGTAATATATACAAGCTGTTATCCACAGGTCACTCTTGCAAGCTTGTTTCTTCTGTGAGTTTGTGTTTGGCAGCTATCAATTCCTGAAGTGGATAAACTTCTGCTTAAACCTCTCCTTTGTATTAATTTGGTCTTAATCCACAAAGGAGGAGTTCATGCAGTTCTGCTGCTCAGTAGGTTAAAATTTGAAGAGGTTTAGGAAAGGGGTTAGGACGGACATTATTCAGGTGACTAGTTATCACTATCTAGTATGGAggggggacaggatggggagaagccccccccaaaatgtttgatgaaaatattttgattgtcaggtatgatttttttttcttctctaaagcaCGGTAAGACATTTAAAACCTGCAAGAGATGAAACCGTTCTGAAACAAAAAgtctcagaaataaaatacattcatttgGAAAGCTGAATCTCTTTTCAAAAATGCAGTTAAAACCAGAGCCTGGTCCAAACCGCAATTCATGTGCAATTCTGCTCAGGCTGGGGTTTCCACCAAGTGCACAAAGAAACTGCGGAGGGTTTGGAGCAGCCAGCATGGGCTGGTTGCAGATCCTCTCGCGTGCTGATGAACAGACTGTTACGCTCCCTGGTCCAGCCGGGCTTTCCATGCCCCTGACATCATTTTTGCCTGCATAGCGTGTAAAACTCTCTCAAGTATCCCGAGCTGCACCCATTCAACAAGCAGCTACTCGGGGTGATGGTGACACTAGTAGGGCTGAAAGAACAGGGTGTAAAAGTATTGGTTTACTGCTGATGTGTCAAATATCAAAAGGAGAAAGGCTTTGTCTCTCTTCTGTCATCCTGATTTATTAGACGTTAAGAAAGACAAAGTACCCAGACATACAAACGTCCCTGTTTTGGGAAGGTCTGCGAAATGGTTAATGTGCTTGTTCCACACAAAAATGTAAAGTGTCGGTTCTCTGATTACCTGCTGCTGGAAAGTGTTTGGACAGGTGCCGTGTTTCACCAGCCGTCTGTCACAGCTGACAGCCCGGATTTATGGCTGTACACCAGGGCtggcctcccccctgccccaccgccGGCTCCGCTCCGGGTCCTGGCCAGCCCGCGGGGCCGCCAGGCGGCTACTACCTCTACCGTGGGATGATGGCTGAGacccaggtgggtttttttttaaattatccccTCTCCTGTCAATTCACTTGCGTGGGAACAAACTGGTCCAGCCCCCTTGCTGAGAAACAGGCGTGGGCTAAGCGGTACCACGAAGGGGGTGATTTCCACCCAAAGGTCAAGAGGGGGAAATTGGTCCCTCGCCTCCTCTTTGGAAGATGATGCtcaaacaggaggaggaggaggagaagacccCCACCCTTCAGCAAGGGTGTCATGGCACAGCCCGGGTGGCACCGAGTCCCCTCAAATCCTCACCCCGACCCGTTGGGGAAATCCGAGCGAGCGCTAGGAAAGGACGGCGAGGACGCAGATATCTCTTATGCTGTACCGTTGACGTACCCAAGTATCCAAAAATCGAGATtcatagaaaataaatactttttgaCAAGGCACGTCTCGAActctgtgggcttttttttttccttttaatgctgagttactttttaaatgaaaaagggaCTTTTCTAAAAGCAGAAAGGCGAATGTCCTCCTGTTAAGCATGCGTTTACACACACATTCATCCCTACTCACACTTACATACATCCAGTTCAATACTCGCTTGTGGCTGTAATAACAAATTCCGCTTTCCATCAAGGTGCTTTTAACATACCCTGAAATATGAGCAGTACAGATCGACAAACCTGAAAGATACTAGCAGTTGCACACTGACGGCTCACGGGGACTCCTATAAAGAAAGAGATGTTAAAATACAAGCTAGAGGAAAGGGTAGATTAATATTTGCACAGAGCCTTGAAGGCAGAAGGATGTCGAAACACTGTGTGTGCGCGCATGCGTGCGTGTACATAAAAACCAATTCCTTCAAGGGTTGGATTACTTCATACATTAGTCACTAATCTCTTGCAATGTTCTGATGAATGTTATGGTCTGAGCTAAACGCACCGTGAAATCTGCTTGAGCTTTATTGAAACAAGTCGGTGTTTTCGCCCGCAGATTGTTCTGTTTGAAGCTTTCCTTTTCCCAACACACCTTCGCTATTCGGCAGAGTTTTTGCGAGTAGCGTAGAAGCTATTCAGCGGCCGAACCCCGGCGCTGAGGGGaaaaggtgtggggggggagaaaGTCCAGGGTCCGAAATCAGAGTAACGAAGCAAAAAAGAACAAGCAGCGGCCAAAAGTTTGCTTGTCATCGTTTGTTTAGGTGACCTGTGCTTACAGAAGACTCGGAGGGGAGAAACGGCCGCCTATTTTCATCCTTctttaattaaagcaaacaaacgaacaaacaagcCCCGAATTATCATTTCGGTGTTTGGTTAAAGCGCTTCGAGTTCGGGGACGCCACTAAACTGTAATTCAGTACCACGGGCAGTTAAAAGcccatcctttcctttttccGACTCGGTCTTTCCGAGGCTTTCCTGATCGCTTctgacaagaggaaacagccttaAGACAACACGCGTCAGGAGAAGGGAACGTATGTAAACTTATTACCGGCAAATACTCAATAGCGATCACCCTGCTGAGGTTTCGCCGGCTGCCGATGCCAGCGGGGCTGCCTCCACCGGAGGCGGTCGGAGCCCGGCCGTGCCAACGACCTTCCTCGAAGCGAGTTTTCTTTGGACCCAGAGATAACAACAGGATTACATTGCGTCTGCTGTCCTtcgttgggggcgggggggggggggggggggggggggagaggaaaaaaaaaaaaaagaaggaggaaaagaaaaaggcaggcagaTGCTCAGGACTTCCACAGGCTGCCCCTCAGTCGGGCAGCCGGCCCGCAAACCTGCCTGCCTGCGAATgtgcctttctgcagggctgagcaGCGGCGGGGAAACCCGATTTGACTCGAGGAATTGAAGAGGACTTCCAAACCTGGCGGCCGGCCCGAGAGGAGAACCTCTCTCACCTCCCGTGGTCCAAATAAGGCGGGTCCGTACGCGGCACCTCTACCCGccgggagggatggggaggcaagggcgggcggcccGGCTGCGCCCGCAGCCCAGCGCTCCCCGGCCAAGGCCGCCCCCCGGGGGGCTCCCTCCCTCCGCGCCAGCACACACATCACGCTCTGCTCCGGTATTACCGTCTTTATTCAGGGGCAGCTTTTATTcgggggagaggagaaagaaaaaaaaaaaaaaataaaaagagggaaaaagcatGGTGGCCGAGCGTCAATAAAATGCACACGCACATGTATTAtatacaaacataaaaataaaatacgggaaaaaaaaaaatcactcttctcTTTCCAGTAGCAGTGGTCTCGGTCTTAAATGTACAGCGCCAACCAGTACAGCAGAAAACGCTTGACATTTTcttgagccccccccccccccccgcccagaacaatacttaattaaaaaaagccgCACTCTCTTTGCGTTAAAAACACtacttttataaataatttaatgtcCTCCCTTCCCACGAAATGCTAGTTGCCGGACAGGAGAAAAGGTTTCTTTTGGCACAGTGATGCATCGCTTTGCAGTACAGACCTCCGGCTCcgcagcagcccccggccccctccctttctctctctccctgctcctcccgGCAGGCgcccccggtcccccccccgccctcctccccgTCCCCCCAAGCGCACAGCGCGTCCCGGGGCTGCCGCCACCGGGCATCCCCTGCTCCgccgcccggggctgcggggacaGGAGGGAGGACAGAAAGGAGGCGGCGAGGGAATGGCTGAAGTCAAGTAGTCTCAACGAACAGTAAGAAGCACTTGAGGCTCATGGCTATGTCCAAAACGACAGTTgggtctgggtttgtttttttttttttggtttttttttttttggtttaagttAAACCCACTGTCATTTCATTAAGGCACAGTCACCGAGGCTTTCGCTTTGGAGGCTTTGGTCGCCTCTGGAGTTAAAGTGCGGGATCCAgagcctcctcctttccccctccccgcctccccgggcggggggggggggggggggggctccattAAGCCAAGGGGGTCTCCACGGCGTACGGCTGCAAGGAGGccgagccccccgccgccggctgcaGCGGCCCGGCCAGCCGGAGGGGCCTGTAGAgcggggagccgggcggcggcccccgcccgcccttGGCGATGACGCCGGGGAAGACCGGCGCCCgcggccgctccgccgccgccgccgccgccgccggctcgcCCCGGGCCAGCGCTTGCCGCCCgccccccagcagcagcggcggcggctcgcCCAGCCCGTAGGCGCAGAGCTGCAGGAGGCCGCCGCCGTagaaagcggcggcggcggcgggcgggggctgcGCGGCAGGTGGGTAGGGGAGCAGCGGGTAGAGGCCGGGCAGCAGGTgcgggggcgcgggcggcgcCGGCCAGAGGAGGCGGCCGTGCGGCGGctgcggggcggcgcggggccccgccggccgccggaGGAGGTTCTCGATGGCGAAGGAGCTGGAGAACttggctccgccgccgccgccgcccgccgccgccgccccgccgcccgccgccgccgccgcctcctccttgGCGGAGGCGCCCGGCGCGCAGTTGCAGGGCGAGGAGGCGCAGCAGCACCGCGGGGAACCGCGGGGGGACGCGGCGCCCGCTCCGGCCGCctcctgcggcggcggcggcggcggcggcggcggcggaggcggcggtggaggcggcggcggcggcggctgggcggcggcggggcgggcgggctgcggcggcggggcggcgcggctgAGGCGCTTGCGGCGGCGACGGAAGACGCCGTCGGCGAAGGTGTACTCGCTGCTGGGGTTGAGCATCCAGTAGTTGTCCTTGCCCCAGGGCCGCGCCGGGTCGCGCAGCACCTTGACGAAGCAGTCGTTGAGGGAGAGGTTGTGGCGCACGGAGTTGCGCCAGCCGGTGTAGGCGCCGCGGAAGAAGGGGAAGCGGCTCATCAGGTAGTCGTTGATCTCGGCCAGGGTCAGGCGGCCGCCGGCCGAGTCGCGGATGGCCATGGCGATCAGCGCGATGTAGGAGTAGGGCGGCTTCGGCCGCCGCGTGTAGGGCTTCCCCTTGGCGCTCTCGGCCGCCGCCGgctgcggcggctgcggcggcggctgctgctgctgctgctgctgcggggcggggggcggcggcggcggcggcggcggcggcggggggtgccccgggcccccggccccgccgcccgggctGTTGGCGGCGCAGTCGCCGTCCGAGCCCAGCTCGCTCTCGGCGGGCGCCGGGGAGAGGGAGCCGCTGCCTTCCTGGTCGCTGCCGGCGCTCAGCTTGTCCTCGTAGTGCTGCGAGAACACCTCCAGcttcatggcggcggcggcggcggccccccccgcagcccgcggcTCCGCTGGGCGGGCGCGACCTCCGCCCCTCGGCGCGGcctcgggggcggcggggggggcggcgaggCGAccccgggccggcgggcgggggggcttCTGACCCCGCGCCGGCTTGGACAGCtccgcggcggcgggcagggcagcGGGGCTCCGCGCCCGCCTCACCCGGTCGGCCCGGGCGGGTCGCTGGCCTCTTCGCCGCCGCCGGACGCCGGGGGACGGGCGGCGAACGGGGCGCTTCCTCCGGCGTCCACCTCCTTCTCCCCCGGCGGggcgctcgctcgctcgctctctTTCTTTCCGCCCCCCCCTTTTTCTGCGCCTGGCTCCTTACTCTCGCTGCTCCATGGGGCCGGAGGAGAGGGGCGAGGAGGCCCCCGCGGAGCCggggcgagcgggcgggcggctgccggAGCCGGCTCCTCTCCGCGTCCcgtccacccaccccccccggaGGCCGGTCCTGGTCGGGGCGCTGCCGATGTTACCGTCCGGCGCTCCCCGGGCGCGGGGAGAAGCTCTGAGGGGACGTCGGGGTGAGCCCTCTTCGTTCCTCCGGCTTCGGCCCCCGTCAGGGCCGGGACGGCGGGCTGGGGCCCCGCTGCGGCGCGGGCAGCAGCCGGGTTATTGGGGTGATTAGTGTTATTGTCATTATCTCTCTCTTCCCCTGTGGTTCTGTCTCTCTCCACCACTTTCAGACCAGCCCATTATAACGCCGGCGAGAGGCGGAGCCAGGACAAAGATCTGAAAGGGTGGTGGGTGGAGAAGCAAGGTAGCAAAGGTGGGTACGCGCTAATAAGCCGTATCGGAGCCGTAATTAGCAGAGATGACAGCGAGGTCTTGTTGGAAAGTTATTTTACGAaacttgtttgtattttctcctgCCAGGTCCCTCCCCTTCCCGGGTATTTCGAATGAAGCCGCGGTTCGGCGCGACTCCGCAGAGCCGGGCCCGCCTCCCAGGTGTAAAATGCAGAATGACTTATAGgtggcagagcagaacctgttaCATGCCGTGATTTATTTTAATAGCGCCGTGTATAGCAACAAGTCGTAATGTGACAGCTCAACAACCTGTTGGAAAAGAATACACGGACGGCTTCGCACTTGTGAATTCCTAATGATTTATGTAGCCCGACAAAGTCGTTTCAGTCCTGGCCCCTCTTTCCTTCTTGTCATAACCGCACCCGGTAAAGGGTGTAAAATGGGAACAGGTAGGCAATGCTGTGGGCTTTTGCTACGAGAGAATTAGCCCAAACCTTAGCCTTAGTTTCAGGTGCGTTAAAGTGCATATAATAGCGTTGCCTGATCTCTTCCGGACAGTGCATTTGTAACCTCTCTCTTGTAACTGCCACTCTCCAATAAAATCTTTTATTgcgtggtttggttttttggttgtttttttttttttttttttttttttaaagcagtgactttgctttaacatttttttttgcacGTTTTGCACGTTTTCCATAAAACCCGGGACAAAAAGGTGTTCCGTAATTTTACCTAGAtgcttttctttctagaaaaataAGTCCTGATTTTGGAGTTGGGTTTAGGTGTAAGCTGGCAGGGTCTTACCCTTCTTCAGAGGTTTTGCCTCCTTCAACAGTATGCGAGGCAGAACAACTCAGTGAATAGAGCTATACGGCAGTAGCTTCtctgaaaactccctgttctgtccTGTCCTGCTCGCTGGTCAAAGTCAATTGCAAAACGCCATTTGACTTCATATGGCAGTAGCGCTAGCGTctgcaaaacaataacaaaacaaaaacatcagcAGAAATCTAGTGTGGtgcttatattttatttctcatacGTACACTTTGAATTTTGTGTCCTGGAGTAAGAGTTGGATTGCTCCATGTTTTCCAAAAGCAGTCTTTCTAAATCAGAccttattttagaataaatacTTAATGCAGAGTCACTCCGGTTAGGACTATGCTGTTGCAGTCTGGCTCTTAAAGAGTGTTGGAGAGGAACGTGAAAAAAAGGCAGGGTTTAAAAGActaacagaagaaacaaacaacCCTACTTTCTGTCTCGATCCCTCTTGAATAGAATATatgttccgccccccccccccccccctgcattttatttcaaagctttgcCATTTCTTCAGTCTGCATGAGCCTTAAATAGTAAATACTGGGCAATGAGAGGTTCTTCTGTCCTTCTGGTTGTAGTCTTGCTACCTTTAATAATAATAGGTTTGATGTCTTCCTGTTCTCACTAAAGCTGTACCAGTTCAGAAAAGCTGGCAAtttagaaagacaaaaataagagGAGGGAGACCTCTCTTGGTTCCTTGTTGTTGTTGTCTCCATGTAACGTAAACCAAGATCTTTCAGTAAAGTGTTGCGTTAGCTATAGGTGCCAATGTTTGTGTTTAAGGGTATGGGAAAAATCTATCATTCCTTCCAAAACTTGTATTTCCTAAGATGATGCCAATGGCGAGGgtaggttttttcctcttcctgctttTGTTGTAAATAGCAGTGAAGTAGCGATGATTTGCTAGCTTACCtttgatgtttattttattacCGTTCCACTATTTGTATGGAAAATGTACACATTGTCTCTTATCTTTATTCAAAGAACTTAAAAAGTCATTCAAATGCTGTAGGTAAACACGTCAGACATAACAAGCTTTTTCACAGCCATACTTCAAGACTAGGAGTGGATGGCAAAGCTGGTTTTGCAAGATTTAAGAGGGGACAGAAGCTTGTGCTCAAAATAATACAAAGATAGCTATTAAcggctgggagcagggagccCTTCTAAGATCAGCGCTGATTCTTGTTGTGGCTCAAGGTCCCTTCGCTGCCTCTGAGCGAGTGACTTGTAAACTGGCCCTTGAAATTGGTGATGGCTCTTACCTGAGAAAACACAGGAAGGCGCTTATGTGAAGGACTGTGCGTGGTTTAAATAGAGCCTTCCCGGCCCAAGCGAGAACGGTGTCAAGCCCGTTGCTATTACTGCCCATGAAACAACGAGCGAAGTTGTAAGAAGTGGTGAAATAGTCCAACTACTCCCGTCTCTCACCACTGAGAGTATATGTAACCTCAAGTCTTTTCCTGCTATagttttttaaaaggcacagtaTCGCCTTCAGGTTTATAAAGATTAACACAATCATCGGAAAAACTGATTCTGTTAAGTAAACTTCACATCAAAAGCGCTTTGATGTGCTGTATTATAGCAAAGCCAAACActccacccccatcaccccaagaAAAACCTCCAAAAACCTCTAGCGAagcaatgtgaaaaaaaaaatctaattctttGTTCTAAAATGAAATGTCTCTTCCTCTTCAGAGCAGCAAAGCGGGACTTTTTTTGATGTATGACCCCCTCTTTTCCTACCCAAAACAGTACCCAGTCAAAGACAAAGGGGAGAAATGTGAATGGTTGCTTGAAAAATCGCACACTCAACTTTGCTTCCCATTTTCTGTAGTCTTTGACTCATTTAATTCAGAAATAGTAGAGTGTGCCAATGGGTATTTGGAAGTAGGGCAGTGTAGTCCTTTGCAGTTTGCTCAAGCTATGAACTGTAAAAATATTCCTTACTAAATGTAGCAAAATGCTACACTGTCTGGTGGTCGCGGGTATATTTTTGGTCGATCCAGTTGTGTTGTCTCCGTGGTGTTTTAAACCATGATTTGGTTTTACACTTCAGCAAACATTGTGCGAAGGtgtgtcaaatattttttttttttttttcacccagtcCTTTCTTACCATCTTCTCTGCCTTCTGTCCCTC
It encodes the following:
- the FOXQ1 gene encoding forkhead box protein Q1, translating into MKLEVFSQHYEDKLSAGSDQEGSGSLSPAPAESELGSDGDCAANSPGGGAGGPGHPPPPPPPPPPPPAPQQQQQQQPPPQPPQPAAAESAKGKPYTRRPKPPYSYIALIAMAIRDSAGGRLTLAEINDYLMSRFPFFRGAYTGWRNSVRHNLSLNDCFVKVLRDPARPWGKDNYWMLNPSSEYTFADGVFRRRRKRLSRAAPPPQPARPAAAQPPPPPPPPPPPPPPPPPPPPQEAAGAGAASPRGSPRCCCASSPCNCAPGASAKEEAAAAAGGGAAAAGGGGGGAKFSSSFAIENLLRRPAGPRAAPQPPHGRLLWPAPPAPPHLLPGLYPLLPYPPAAQPPPAAAAAFYGGGLLQLCAYGLGEPPPLLLGGGRQALARGEPAAAAAAAERPRAPVFPGVIAKGGRGPPPGSPLYRPLRLAGPLQPAAGGSASLQPYAVETPLA